A single region of the Gracilibacillus caseinilyticus genome encodes:
- the ligD gene encoding DNA ligase D, with protein sequence MWKPMLPTLTSQVPTGHQWLYQIKYDGFRCGLYWDKKEITIISRNGHDLTASFPEITLWCKEHRDFYERYFPLQLDGEIVLLLTPYRCDFSQIQRRSKTKRNKKEQHNVTFIVFDLLTCEATNLRNKPFTVRDRTLHHLFEENIETIQKAPTFEQLEDVEKLVALHQAEGFVAKKKNAPYKEGKRSESWLKIKNYRTVQGVVTKWNSNNDYFTVSYYMDNKLQTLGKCKNGLKKEEKDTLQTFIKQNGKKVNGTTWNVSPSICLDIQCLDASKEELREPHFSAFRFDIEPEHCNTEAIKFGLAQIPERVSVSKLDKLLFPEYSKLDFLCYLRTMAPYMLPWINDRKLTIIRYPDGVSEPSFYQKHLPDYAPSFLRPKHSVGGDAAIYCQNFESLLWFGNHGGLEFHIPFNKQQHHQPDQIVFDLDPPSLKEFYLAVRAALLIKEMMEHQKLKPYIKTSGKTGLQIHIPVNNWTYQQTRELMEATSNVLIQAYPDQFTSERLIKNRGNRLYIDYVQHAERKTIIAPYSTRATNQATVATPLFWEEVTETLDPTIFTIRSVLQRIREKGCPFFDFYRHLE encoded by the coding sequence GTGTGGAAACCGATGTTGCCAACTCTTACAAGCCAAGTACCAACAGGTCATCAATGGTTATATCAAATAAAATATGATGGATTCCGTTGTGGATTATACTGGGATAAAAAAGAAATCACTATAATAAGTCGTAATGGTCACGATCTGACAGCTAGCTTCCCTGAAATTACCCTTTGGTGTAAGGAGCATCGTGACTTTTACGAAAGATATTTCCCCCTACAGTTGGACGGAGAAATTGTTCTGTTACTAACTCCATACCGCTGTGACTTCAGTCAAATTCAAAGAAGATCGAAGACAAAACGAAACAAGAAAGAACAGCATAACGTAACGTTTATCGTCTTCGATCTGCTGACGTGCGAGGCGACCAATTTACGTAATAAACCATTCACAGTAAGGGATCGAACTCTGCATCACTTATTCGAGGAAAATATCGAAACTATCCAAAAAGCACCTACTTTTGAACAGTTGGAAGATGTGGAAAAATTGGTTGCTTTGCACCAGGCAGAAGGGTTTGTCGCCAAGAAAAAAAACGCACCCTATAAAGAAGGAAAGCGCAGTGAATCCTGGTTAAAGATTAAAAACTATCGTACCGTCCAAGGGGTTGTAACAAAGTGGAATAGTAATAATGACTACTTTACAGTTAGTTATTATATGGACAATAAGCTGCAAACGTTAGGGAAATGTAAAAACGGATTGAAAAAGGAAGAAAAAGATACGTTACAAACATTTATTAAACAGAATGGAAAGAAAGTAAACGGTACAACTTGGAATGTGTCACCATCAATCTGTTTGGATATTCAATGTCTTGACGCCAGTAAAGAAGAATTACGTGAACCGCATTTCTCAGCATTCCGTTTTGATATAGAGCCAGAACATTGCAATACTGAAGCGATCAAATTTGGGTTAGCACAAATTCCGGAACGAGTATCGGTGTCCAAATTGGACAAATTGCTATTTCCTGAATACTCTAAATTAGATTTTTTGTGTTATTTAAGAACGATGGCTCCATACATGCTTCCTTGGATAAACGATCGAAAATTAACGATTATTCGCTATCCTGATGGTGTAAGTGAACCATCTTTCTATCAAAAACATTTACCTGACTATGCACCTTCCTTTCTCAGACCAAAGCATTCAGTCGGTGGTGATGCTGCTATATATTGCCAGAATTTTGAAAGCCTTCTGTGGTTTGGTAACCATGGAGGCTTGGAGTTTCATATTCCTTTTAACAAACAACAGCATCATCAGCCGGATCAGATTGTCTTTGATTTAGATCCTCCTAGCCTTAAGGAGTTCTATCTTGCTGTTCGGGCAGCATTATTAATCAAAGAAATGATGGAGCATCAAAAATTGAAGCCATACATCAAGACTTCCGGAAAAACTGGACTACAAATTCATATCCCTGTCAATAATTGGACGTACCAGCAGACACGTGAATTAATGGAAGCTACAAGTAATGTATTAATACAAGCCTATCCGGATCAGTTTACCAGTGAAAGATTGATAAAGAATCGTGGAAATCGTCTGTATATTGATTATGTGCAGCATGCAGAGAGAAAAACAATCATTGCTCCTTATTCCACACGTGCAACAAATCAAGCAACCGTAGCTACGCCTTTATTTTGGGAAGAAGTTACCGAAACATTGGATCCAACCATTTTCACTATCCGATCCGTATTGCAAAGAATCCGAGAAAAAGGTTGCCCTTTCTTTGATTTTTATAGGCATCTTGAATAG
- a CDS encoding DNA internalization-related competence protein ComEC/Rec2, whose translation MYQRLHWYVIIYLVCFIFNDGNFLWLLLVLAMLGLFMHYCFRFTNLFIASLILFAFLAYFQIPSLEISKPLNTSSQTLQGTIVSMIEEQSQFLRFTLETADEMLVQVYLYPSTDQSQPNIDIFRTGASCKLTGKFETIPTKRNPGQFDYKYYLASQGIHYQFVIEPTFESDCEGQSFLQNVYDARKKHLSHMKERLSTFTFSWYAALLFGDRQYLDEEVVSLFQDWNLSHLLAISGLHVGFIIAITYFLLLFLYRITLERAQLLVVCLLILYPLMASGAASVWRASLLAIVLIAIHKSPVKFAITDSLSIVFLFMVLFHSYSIYSLAFQFSFMVTFAIILSRKVIAGSLNYIWIVLRISLVSMLIILPLQLLHFYQFQPLSVLLNLIIIPYFTVIVMPFLLFILCLSFLPNVLSLADRLFSELHYVMIENIHIINDWVSVPWVTGEFPTEFILPYYCLMCGMLYFLEKQQFMKSFCLSMALVTLLVIINIKPYLNEYGYVTMLDIGQGDAIVVELPYRKRVIIIDAAGTMSADFSSPSSKNFDQIIDPFLKSKGITEIDAVIVSHADHDHIGSVSDILKHYNVQAIITSPFFDQTKLAEWRNISQADFITVESGDQFLIDKQSFQVMSPISDLSDSNENSLVMKTVFGKLTWLFTGDIGEKGETALVRQFPFEKIDVLKVAHHGSSTSSSKNYLDTIQPELALISVGVNNRYGHPDQEVVDRLTAHGVQILRTDINGAIIYKFSSDSGTVSTYLP comes from the coding sequence TTGTATCAACGTCTGCATTGGTATGTCATCATCTATTTAGTTTGTTTTATATTTAATGATGGGAATTTCTTATGGCTGTTGCTTGTTCTGGCGATGCTGGGGCTGTTTATGCATTATTGCTTTCGATTTACCAATCTTTTTATTGCCTCTCTGATTCTTTTCGCTTTTTTAGCTTATTTCCAGATTCCATCCTTAGAAATAAGTAAACCATTAAACACTTCCTCACAAACGCTTCAAGGCACGATCGTTTCTATGATAGAAGAGCAAAGTCAATTCCTCCGGTTTACATTAGAAACTGCTGATGAAATGCTTGTTCAAGTTTATTTATATCCTTCCACAGATCAATCCCAACCAAATATCGACATATTTCGCACGGGAGCATCCTGTAAGCTAACTGGTAAGTTCGAAACAATCCCTACAAAGAGAAATCCTGGACAATTTGATTACAAGTATTATTTAGCTTCACAAGGAATTCATTATCAATTTGTTATTGAACCAACATTTGAAAGTGACTGTGAAGGTCAGTCGTTTCTCCAAAATGTTTATGATGCTAGAAAAAAGCACTTAAGCCACATGAAAGAGCGCCTAAGTACTTTTACTTTCTCCTGGTATGCTGCGTTATTGTTTGGTGATCGGCAATATTTAGATGAAGAGGTAGTATCTCTTTTTCAGGATTGGAACCTTTCTCACTTACTTGCTATTTCAGGTTTACACGTAGGTTTTATTATAGCGATTACTTATTTTTTGCTGCTTTTTCTATATCGCATTACATTGGAAAGGGCACAATTATTAGTTGTTTGTTTATTGATTTTGTACCCGTTAATGGCAAGTGGAGCTGCTTCTGTATGGCGTGCGAGTTTACTGGCAATTGTACTGATAGCGATACATAAATCACCTGTAAAATTCGCCATCACCGATAGTCTAAGTATCGTCTTTTTGTTTATGGTATTATTCCATTCTTATAGTATCTATTCATTGGCCTTTCAATTCAGCTTTATGGTAACGTTCGCAATAATACTTTCTAGAAAAGTAATCGCCGGATCGTTAAACTACATATGGATAGTCTTAAGAATCTCTCTCGTTAGTATGCTCATCATTTTACCATTACAGCTTTTGCATTTTTATCAGTTCCAACCTCTTTCGGTTTTGCTAAATCTTATCATCATACCGTATTTTACGGTTATAGTCATGCCATTTTTATTGTTTATATTATGTTTGTCATTCTTACCCAATGTGCTGTCCCTAGCGGATCGTCTTTTTTCCGAATTGCATTATGTTATGATTGAAAATATTCATATCATTAATGATTGGGTAAGTGTTCCATGGGTTACAGGTGAATTTCCAACCGAATTTATTTTGCCGTATTACTGTCTGATGTGCGGTATGCTTTATTTTTTAGAAAAACAGCAATTTATGAAGTCATTTTGCTTAAGTATGGCATTGGTTACTTTGTTAGTAATCATCAATATCAAACCGTATTTAAATGAGTATGGGTACGTAACGATGCTCGATATCGGTCAGGGAGATGCGATTGTGGTGGAATTACCATACCGAAAGAGAGTCATAATCATTGATGCAGCAGGAACTATGTCAGCAGATTTTTCATCGCCCTCATCAAAGAATTTTGACCAAATTATCGATCCGTTTTTAAAATCAAAGGGAATTACTGAAATCGATGCCGTCATCGTCTCTCATGCAGATCATGATCATATTGGAAGTGTTTCCGATATTCTTAAGCATTACAACGTGCAAGCAATCATAACCAGCCCGTTCTTTGATCAAACTAAATTGGCTGAGTGGCGGAATATTAGCCAAGCAGATTTTATTACGGTTGAAAGTGGAGACCAATTCCTTATTGATAAGCAATCGTTTCAAGTGATGTCGCCAATATCGGATTTGTCTGATTCTAATGAAAATTCTTTGGTGATGAAAACTGTATTCGGGAAGCTTACCTGGTTATTTACTGGTGATATAGGAGAAAAAGGAGAAACTGCATTAGTCCGTCAGTTTCCATTTGAAAAGATTGATGTGTTAAAAGTGGCACACCATGGCAGCAGTACGTCAAGCTCTAAAAATTATTTAGACACGATCCAACCTGAACTTGCGTTAATATCTGTTGGTGTTAACAACAGATATGGCCATCCGGATCAAGAAGTAGTCGATCGTTTGACCGCTCATGGAGTACAGATCTTAAGAACGGATATAAATGGTGCAATTATCTATAAATTTTCTTCAGATAGTGGAACAGTTTCCACTTACTTACCATAG
- a CDS encoding metallophosphoesterase, whose translation MNNKKMYGILLIITGCMIAIVVGIKVYYDTNALKVAEVQLSNEKLNRNQSIQILQISDLHNKQFGEDNQKLLEKVIQLEPDVVVLTGDIVDRSTENIDDVLSFVEQLSISQSPVFYVSGNHDWDNPLHESLFKGLREAGVNILDNQNVQILLGHTSFQIAGVVDLSTGQSNIEHAVKGLDHQIFTVLLSHTPPVNQGPLPNEIDLIISGHTHGGQVRLPFIGAVVAPDQGFFPTYDQGLFALSVRQQLYIDSGIGTSMLPIRFLNQSQITLITISGA comes from the coding sequence ATGAATAACAAAAAAATGTATGGAATCTTATTGATTATTACAGGATGTATGATAGCAATAGTTGTAGGTATTAAAGTTTATTATGATACAAATGCGTTAAAAGTAGCGGAGGTTCAATTGTCGAATGAAAAATTGAATCGAAACCAGTCCATTCAGATATTACAGATATCAGACTTGCATAATAAGCAATTTGGTGAAGATAATCAAAAATTACTTGAGAAAGTTATCCAACTTGAACCAGATGTGGTTGTGCTGACAGGGGATATTGTGGATCGCAGTACGGAAAATATCGATGATGTCCTCTCATTTGTTGAACAGTTATCGATCAGTCAATCTCCGGTATTTTATGTTTCAGGAAATCACGATTGGGACAATCCTTTACACGAATCGTTATTTAAGGGTCTCCGTGAAGCTGGCGTGAACATATTGGATAATCAGAATGTGCAAATACTGTTAGGCCATACTAGTTTCCAGATAGCCGGTGTGGTGGATCTATCAACTGGGCAAAGTAATATCGAGCATGCAGTGAAAGGTCTGGATCATCAAATCTTTACTGTTTTATTATCACACACCCCCCCGGTGAATCAAGGTCCGTTACCGAATGAGATTGACTTGATCATAAGTGGCCATACACACGGGGGACAAGTTCGATTGCCGTTTATTGGAGCTGTAGTTGCCCCGGATCAAGGATTCTTTCCAACTTATGACCAAGGCTTGTTCGCGCTTTCTGTTCGTCAGCAGCTCTATATAGATAGTGGAATTGGTACGAGTATGCTTCCTATACGATTTCTCAATCAGAGCCAGATCACTTTAATCACTATTTCAGGTGCATGA
- a CDS encoding helix-hairpin-helix domain-containing protein, giving the protein MSWILKNWYVIVIVAAIAIWLIVDPSVDKADQNGEEIMINETPASATVSEGKSKPSTEVMVDIKGEVQQPGVYVMDEDDRVQDVVQKAGGFTNKANQQLINLAERVYDEMIVQVPDKNTSDNVSMELGVASEDNEAKIRINIADATEIQTIPGIGEVKAQAIIEYRETNGRFKTPEELTKVTGIGEKTLENMKEFILVP; this is encoded by the coding sequence ATGAGTTGGATTTTGAAAAATTGGTATGTGATAGTCATTGTTGCCGCAATTGCAATTTGGCTAATTGTCGATCCATCCGTAGATAAGGCTGATCAGAATGGGGAAGAAATCATGATAAATGAGACGCCAGCTTCAGCCACTGTATCAGAAGGTAAATCCAAACCTTCTACAGAAGTGATGGTCGATATTAAAGGAGAAGTACAACAACCAGGTGTATATGTAATGGATGAAGATGATCGGGTACAAGATGTTGTTCAAAAGGCAGGTGGCTTTACCAATAAGGCAAATCAACAACTCATTAATTTAGCAGAAAGGGTATATGACGAAATGATTGTGCAGGTTCCTGATAAAAACACTTCAGATAATGTATCGATGGAGCTTGGTGTTGCTTCAGAAGATAATGAAGCAAAAATCAGGATTAATATTGCGGATGCTACTGAGATTCAAACGATCCCAGGTATTGGAGAAGTAAAAGCACAAGCAATTATTGAATATCGAGAAACTAATGGTCGATTTAAAACACCTGAAGAACTAACAAAAGTTACTGGAATTGGTGAAAAAACATTAGAAAACATGAAAGAATTTATTCTTGTGCCATAG
- the comER gene encoding late competence protein ComER, with protein sequence MKWGLVGTGNMGTVLVTAFLESNVLSQNDLYITNRTIEKAEAIQHRYKDIHVEKNLFELVDQVDTLFLCVKPKDMVDVLEEIKPVLADNQLLVSITSGMSVEEIESIVDCQVARMVPSITNYALAGVTLLTFGNRIDSSRKELFIKRCQRFSEPIEIEENTIRITSDIVSCGPAFFSFLAENYIHHAASLTDITTEEATALMEKMFIGFGKLLSENHFTLSELIEKVCVKGGITGVGIAAMEANLNELFPELVKATHGKFSEDKEMIAKLMEG encoded by the coding sequence ATGAAATGGGGTCTAGTCGGAACTGGAAATATGGGGACCGTTTTAGTAACTGCTTTTCTCGAATCTAACGTGCTGTCACAAAATGACTTATATATTACGAACCGAACGATTGAGAAAGCAGAAGCTATTCAACATCGCTATAAAGATATACATGTAGAAAAGAATCTATTTGAATTAGTGGATCAAGTAGATACCCTCTTTCTTTGCGTGAAACCGAAAGATATGGTGGATGTGTTAGAAGAAATAAAACCAGTACTTGCTGACAATCAATTACTCGTATCCATAACAAGCGGAATGTCCGTAGAAGAAATTGAATCAATAGTTGATTGTCAGGTAGCTAGAATGGTACCTAGTATTACAAATTATGCACTTGCTGGCGTCACTTTACTGACATTCGGAAATCGAATCGATTCGTCAAGAAAAGAGTTGTTTATCAAGCGTTGCCAACGATTCTCTGAGCCAATTGAAATAGAAGAAAATACAATTCGAATTACTTCTGACATTGTATCTTGCGGTCCTGCTTTTTTTTCTTTTTTGGCGGAAAATTACATTCATCATGCAGCAAGTTTAACTGATATAACAACAGAAGAGGCAACAGCATTAATGGAAAAAATGTTTATTGGATTTGGTAAATTACTTTCGGAGAATCATTTTACGTTAAGTGAATTAATCGAAAAAGTATGTGTAAAAGGTGGCATAACTGGAGTTGGAATTGCTGCAATGGAAGCAAACCTTAATGAACTATTTCCGGAATTAGTCAAAGCAACTCACGGAAAATTCTCAGAAGATAAAGAGATGATAGCAAAGTTGATGGAAGGTTAA
- the ku gene encoding non-homologous end joining protein Ku, which yields MHTIWKGTISFGLVNIPIKLHSATENKDIKLKNLHKECHSPVKYEKVCPVCEKEISQEDMVKGYEYTKNKFVVLEQEDLEALREENEEKAVDIIEFVKLEEIDPIYFDRSYYLSPNEGGTKAYALLRNALEETGKIGLAKITIRSKQHLAVVRIYHNTLIMETIYFPDEVRDFKEVPNVPEEPAIVEKELETAKLLIDQLTATFEPEKYHDEYRTALLALIEQKKQGEEVTTAKEPPRKDNVTDLMEALEKSLNKSKTKKKKTTAKKSKTTKKSSGQKAKAN from the coding sequence ATGCATACGATTTGGAAAGGAACGATTAGTTTTGGTTTAGTAAATATCCCGATAAAACTACATTCTGCTACAGAAAACAAAGACATTAAACTGAAAAATCTGCATAAGGAATGTCATTCACCGGTTAAATATGAGAAGGTATGCCCGGTTTGCGAAAAGGAAATTTCCCAGGAGGATATGGTTAAGGGTTACGAGTATACCAAGAATAAGTTTGTCGTGTTGGAGCAGGAAGATCTAGAAGCACTCAGAGAGGAAAATGAAGAGAAAGCAGTGGACATTATTGAATTCGTCAAGCTGGAGGAAATTGATCCGATTTATTTCGACCGTAGTTATTATTTATCACCGAATGAAGGTGGAACAAAAGCTTATGCATTGCTAAGAAATGCGCTAGAGGAAACGGGTAAGATCGGATTGGCGAAAATCACGATTCGTTCTAAGCAACATTTGGCGGTAGTTCGTATTTATCACAACACGTTGATTATGGAAACCATTTATTTTCCGGATGAAGTGCGTGATTTTAAGGAAGTTCCAAATGTTCCAGAAGAACCAGCCATTGTAGAAAAAGAACTAGAAACGGCTAAATTGCTGATTGATCAACTCACTGCAACATTTGAGCCAGAGAAATATCATGATGAGTACCGTACAGCCTTATTAGCATTGATTGAGCAGAAAAAACAAGGCGAAGAGGTAACTACAGCAAAAGAGCCACCACGTAAAGATAATGTAACAGATTTAATGGAAGCATTGGAGAAATCACTAAATAAATCAAAAACGAAGAAAAAGAAAACGACTGCTAAAAAATCGAAAACAACGAAAAAATCCTCTGGACAAAAAGCAAAAGCAAATTAA
- a CDS encoding H-type small acid-soluble spore protein: MDAQRAQEIMDSSDMCHVTCKGDQVYIEHVDQGTGHATVHALNKPEQKYMVSVDELMEQ; this comes from the coding sequence ATGGATGCACAACGCGCACAGGAAATCATGGACTCTTCAGACATGTGTCATGTAACATGTAAAGGAGATCAAGTGTACATCGAACATGTAGATCAGGGCACTGGTCATGCGACAGTTCATGCACTGAATAAGCCAGAACAGAAATACATGGTGTCTGTAGATGAGTTAATGGAGCAGTAA